Genomic DNA from Enterococcus saccharolyticus subsp. saccharolyticus:
TTTATCATTGTCTTGATTTTCTAATTCTTGAATAATGTGTAGATAAGTTTCTTGGGTTGTTGTCATGCTAGAATGCCCTAATCTATTGGCTACACTGGCAATTGAAACACCGGCAAACAACAATAAAGAAGCATGTGTATGTCGTAAACTATGAATAGTGATAATAGGGACATTTGCGCGATTGCATAATACTTTCAAACGATTGTTAATGGTGGAGTTAAACACTCTATTTTTTATAAAAATTGGTTTTTCAGATTCTCTCATTTTAATTAATTGTGAAAATTGCATAGCTAACTGCCAATCGATTTGTACCTTTCTTTTTGAAGATTCATTTTTAGTTGGTTGAAAGCCACCATTTGATTTTTTATAATTCCAAGTCTTATTAATAGTTATCTTTTGTTGGGAAAAATCAAAATCATTTGGTGTTAATGCTAGTGCTTCTGAAAAGCGGAGTCCTGTTTTTGTAATCAATAGAATAAACCAATCCCAATTAATCTCTTCCGTTAATTCAAGTTCTTTCAATAGTGCTTGTACTTCAAATTGATTGAGAAATTTTGCTTTTTTAGGTCGTGGTGCTTTACCTTTGATAACGATTTTTCTTGTAGGATTTTGAGTAAGTGTGCCATCATCAACTGCATCCAAAATAGCGCCTTTCAAATGATGATGAAAATCCATAGTAGTTTGTTTTTCATGTGTAGATGCATAATCGTTCAGTAATTGCTGATAATTCGTACGGGTAAGCTCTTTTAATTTTAAGTGGGGGACAAGTTCTTGTAATCTTTGCTCTGCAATATGATATTTTTGCAAAGTAATTGAACGAACTGCGCCCTCTTTATAAAGACTTACCCACTCTTTAAAGTACTCGTGAAACAGTTGTTCTTTTCTTTTTTTTGCTACCATAATAAAAAACCTCCTAGATAATAAGTCGATGAATAAACCATCTCACATATTATCTAGGGGGATTATTTTTGTGTAAATATTGGGTTAAATAAACATTTTTTGTAAAAAAGCGGTTTTTAGTTTGTTTAATTGGTCAAGTTTTCTTTGATGAAGGGTGATGGTATCGTCTAATTGCTTGAAAAACTCTCCTATCCATTCCTGCTCGTTATCTGAAGGGACAAATATTTTGCATTTAAAGAAATCATCCAAAACTAACTCATTCATCATAGTTCCTAGTTTTGTAGACTTTACGAGTACATGCTTCATAATCGGCTCATAAATAATGTACTGTTTCCAAAAGAAAATGTTCATAGATATAATTGGTCTGAGAGTCGTAAATCGAGGTGACATAATCCCATCTCCAATGTCATTAAGAACAAACCTACCAAATGAGAATACTTTGCTAGTATGCCCTTCATAAGCAATATCTCCAATACGAAGAACTTTATATCCGTTCAATGAATTTTCTGCTGCACCATTTCCCTCAGGCTTGAATCGCATAGTCGCTATAGAGATTGTTTTCTCTGACCCAAATTGACCTTTGTTTCTTTCTGTATTTCTTTGATATAATTTCCCCAACTTACGCTGTTCCCATTCTTCTTTAAAATCAGCAAATCGAAGTTTTGGGATACTTTCTCCTTGTTCTGGGAAAAGCTGTTGCAAAAAGCCTTTCTTCATCTGTTTTAAGGCTTCGATTTTACGCTGATGAAGGGTGATAGTATCGTCGAGTTGCTTGAAAAAAGCACCGATTTTTTTTTGTTCTTCAATAATTTTTGGGTAAAATAGCTTTAAATCTCCAAACTCAGAAAAACTTATAGATTTTCCATCTCTAATTCCAAACGTGACTGTTTTTAATGATTCTATAAAAGTAAATGTTTTAAACTTAGTCTTCCAAAATAAACTATCTTGACTATTCATATTTTTAGGAACAAATATAGTATATGCAGGACTAGTAATACCAAGTTTGTCAGAGAGTTCAAATCCGCCCTGAAAAGATCGTAAGCTAATTATAAAATCACCTTGGTGAATCACCTTATAATTCTTAAGAGTTGCCTTATCATACTTAATGTCAATTCCTACTTGCTCTCGATATATCACTCCATGATCTTGTGTAACAGACAGGACTGGTAGTTCAGGTTGATTTTTGTCGGCTTTAGGAATAAATAATTCTTTTGCCTTACGCTGTTCCCAATCGTCATCAAATCCAGAAAATCGTATTTCTGGAACTTTTTTCTGGATGTTCTTACTCACGAGAGAACACCGCCTTAGTAGCGTCAATCAGCTCTTTCGAAGTATCCGTAATAGCTAATTCATCCAACATAGATAAAAATTCTGATTCTGCTTTAGCAATTTCTTTATTCAAAGAAACTATTTCTTGACTTAAAGTAACCATATCAATCGGTTCTTCTTCTTCAAAAGTATCAACGTAGCGTGGAATATTTAAATTAAAATCATTCTCGACAATTTCTTCAAATGTTGCGACATGTGCATATTTTTCTACATCTTCACGTTTCGTATATGTTTCTAGGATTTTCTCAATGTGTTCAGATTCCAATAAATTTTGATTTTTAGATTTTGTAAAGTCATTTGACGCATCAATAAATAAGACATCTTTCTTTTCACGATCTTTCTTCAAAATAATAACCGTTGTAGGAATACTTGTATTAAAGAAAATATTTGCAGGAAGCCCAATCACTGTATCAATCGCGCCGTTTTCAAGTAAAATTTTACGAATTTTTCCTTCTGCTGCACCTCGGAACAAGACACCATGCGGTAATACAATAGCCATCACACCAGTATCTTTCAAATGATAATAACCGTGTAATAAGAAAGCAAAGTCAGCTTTCGATTTTGGTGCTAAAACACCGTAAGAGGCAAAGCGTGGATCATCTAAAAATCCTTTTTCAGCTGTCCATTTTGCACTATATGGTGGATTCATTAATACACCGTCAAAGTTCGTTGGTTCTTCTGTAGGCCAATCTGCATCAAGGGTATCACCATTGTGTAGATGCTGATTCGCAATGTCTACACCGTGTAGAATCATATTCATTCGCGCTAAGTTATACGTAGATGTATTTAATTCTTGCCCAAAATAGTTAATCGTTCCTGGTTCATTAGAATATTTTTTCGCATTCAGTAATAAAGAACCTGATCCCATAGTTGGATCATACACACTGAATCCTTTTTGATTTTCCTTACCAGCTAGAACAATTTGCGTCATCAACGTAGATACTGGTTGAGGAGTGTAGAATTCACCCGCTTTTTTGCCTGAGTCAGAAGCAAACTGTCCAATCAAATACTCATACGCATCGCCCAACGCATCCCCTTCATGTGCAATATCTAGAGAAGCTAATTCTTTCATCACTGCTGAAATGGTTTGGTTCTGCTTCTGTGGGGTTGCGCCTAATTTTTTTGAATATAAATCAACATCTTCAAACAAATTTTCAAATAATTCACTGCTTTGTTCGATATTTCTAAATCCTTGTGCTAAATCTTCTAATTCAAAGCGACCTTTGTAGACTTTTTGAACCATTGCCGTAAAAGTTAATTGTGGTTCTAAAGCATAAGAAAAGTCATATTTCAATTCATCAATCAAATCATCTTTAATCTCAAGATCTTCAAAAGCAACTTCATAAACTTTTTGAGCAGCGTTAAGGTCAGTTACCTCTTCTTCTAAAAGATTTGCTGCATGATAAAGAAGTCTATCTGATAAATACTTATAAAAAACTAAACCTAATAAATAATTTTTGTACTCATTCGCATCCATTTTTGAACGCAATATATCTGCACTATTCCATAATGCTTGATAAAGTGTTTTTGATGTTTGTTCTACCAACTTACACTCTCCCCCATCGTAAGTTTTACTCTAATATTAGCAATGATTGGAGTGGTTTACCAGCCTTACTTTGTCATTCCTACAACATTTCAACAAAAAAACAACTTCAATAAGTTCAGACTATCGCTAACTTATTGAAGTTACTCTTACATTCCATATAAAAATCAATCTTTCTGTTTCCCACCCAAACTCGCCAACAAGGTAAACACACAAGCCATCACAAAAGCGCACACCATGACAAGGATTGTAGCAATTAAATTATCATTCGACATTAAAGGTGCCATGAATGCAGGGACGTAAGCAGTTGTACGTACATTCAAGAGTCCGACAAGCGTACCGGCTAACGTTGCAGCTAAAATAGTCCCACCAAAGACTTTTTTATTCGAAAACATAAAGGGATACGCTGCTTCTACAAACGTGCCAAAGAGCAAATTGATAAAGATATTAGCGGTAGCCGTTGGTCGGTCTCCTGCATTTCTCGGCTTAATAATGTACGCTAGCTGAATTCCTGCACAGACAATTACGAGACAGACCATGTCAATGGCACCTAAAAAACTAAATCCTGTTGCTTCCATTTCTAATAAAACAATCGGTAAAATAGCTGCGTGATAGACACCACCAATAATTGCAAACCAAATAAGTGCCCCAGCAACAGTGCCAGCTAAAATTGGATTAAATGCTAAGACAGCATCAATTGCCTGTTTAATCCCATTGCCAAGCATTAATGCTACTGGTGACAACAAATATTTGCCCACTAATCCCGCGAATAAACCAGACAGTCCCCCGGCTGCAATATTCGTTGTCGTTCCAGGAACTCCATGCTTAAAACAAAAATTACTAATATAATACACTAAAATTCCGGCAAGAATCCCGACAGCCATTCCCCCAATAATGCCACCATCCACTGCTAATGCGCCCGCTAAGACACCCGCAACAATTCCGACTTCATCCATTCCAGAAATTTGTTTTGCTGCAATCGTAGCAACGATGACTGGTAAGAAACCAACCAATATGGTGAAAATCTCCTCTAACCCTGACAAACCGGGTAATTTACTTAAAGCCAAGCTCAACGCCATACCAATAAATCCCGGCATCGCCGCCATCATAATGCCACGTAAACTAATTCTCTTAAATACATTGTCTTCACGTTGCGCACTACTGCTACCAATCACCGGTTTATAGGTTAATTGCCATTCTTTCGCAAAAGCAGACATAGCTGAAATCGCACGTGTCCGATTGGTTGTTCCTGTTGTGCCAGATTGGGCAATAATGTGTACACCCAAACTAGCCGCATCAGCCATCGATGTCCCACCTGTTCCAGTCACAGGAATCTTTTTTTGCGCAGAGGCAAGTAATGCTTGCCGATTGACGTCTTTAGGGTCGCAACTTAGCAACAATAACCCATCAATTTCTCCATCTAAAATTTTCTGTGCCAACTGATGATCCATCAATTTTGCTTGCTCGTTAATTTCTGATAACGTTTGTTCATCGCTGCTGATTAATTGTCCTGTTTCATCTAAAGTAAAGAGCTGTGATTTCGCATCCAGCGATACATTATCCATACTACTTGCTGTCAAAACAAATTGAACAGCAGCTACCTCAATGCCTGCTGATTTTGCTTGTGCAAAAATCTCTTCGATCATTTTTTGCGGATCATTTCCACCTTGTGACCGCAAATTTCCACCACTACTCCCAATTACTGCAATTTTTTTCATAGAAACCACCTATCTTTTTATTTTTCACTTTCAACCAAAAAATACAAATTTTCTGATAATTATCAGATATTCATTATAAAATTTCCCTTACCAGAATGAAAGAGAAAGTTATGCGCTATAGCAAAACAAACATAAAAAAACACTTTCTCAAATTGAAAAAGTGTCTCTTATCTATTGCTACCATTCCAAATTCAATAAACTCAGCATTTCATGATACGCTGTTTCAATGCGTTGTCGTGTTACTTCTGGTACTTGATCTGCATATTTTCCATCTGGCAAATAATCTTCTGCCAATACCACTTGAAAATCATAGGCCTGCATATCGCCATACTCGAAATCATAATAGGTATGATTCACGATTGGTTCTCTGGAAACCCAAGTTGGATGTAAGGTGATATTGCTCAAATACGTGCGTTTGCCTTCTTTGGTAATTTCTACTTCCGGAATAACGCCTCTTTCTGTCCAATAATTGTAATTAACAGTTTCGTATCGTTGATTTGATAATAAATTCCCCATCGAATAGATAATAAATTTCTTTTCACCATCTTTTTCAATTATCTCAGTCGGTTCAGCAACATGTGGATGTCCACCAAAAATAATATCCGCACCAAAATCAATCATTTGTCGATATACGGTTTGCTGTTCTACAGTGGGTTCTAACGAATACTCTACGCCAGATTGCGGCATAACAATCGTAATATCCGCAATTTTCTCCGCTTCTTTAATATCAGCTTCCACTTTGTCGATTGATAAATCGTTTAAATATTTGTCATAATCTTCTTGGCTAATGCTTTGTTCAATCCCATTAAATCCATACGAATAAGCTAACATCGCCACTTTGATACCGTTGACTTCTTTTACTAAAATGCCGTTATCGCCAACATTCACACCAATCGTATCTAACCCAGCATCATGAAAAGCCGTTGCTGTCGTTGTTACCCCTTCAATACCAGTATCCAAAATATGGTTATGTGCCAAATCAATGACATCAAAACCGGCATCTTTTATACTCTCAACAACCGTTGGAGGAGCATTAAACAAAGGAAAGCCACCTATTTCTTTATTAGGATTAATCGTTCCTTCAAAGTCACCTAATGCGATATCTGCCGAAGAAATCAGTGGTTTGACTTGATCATAATCATTGGCAAAATCGTAGTTCACGCCATCAAACGAACTCAAATAGAGTGGTCTGTGGTATAGCATATCACCACTTGCGGTAACTGTAATTGTTTTCGGTTCATTATTTTTAGTTGCTGTCGTATTTGTGGCATGCACATCATTGGTTTTCGGTGCTGTCAGTCCTTTGTAAACGATAAAATATCCCGTACTAATAATTGATATAAACAATAGTATAACTAATAGAGCAAAAATAATCTTTTTTTCACTTCTAGTAAGCCGTCGTTGATTCCTCATCTTTTTCTCTCCTCTTAACCATTTTATTGAAAGCGCAATCAAAAATAATTACACAGTATAACCAACCCTTCTATCAATAATTATACTGAAAATTCTTTTAGTTTAATAGCCCCTTCTTTTGTCCATCATTTATACAGAAGCTATCACTGCTCGTGCGACAACTTCGGCTACGTTCTGTTGAAAAACTTTCGGCATAATATTCGTTGGGGTTAATTCTGTTTCGGGAACCAAATTAGCAATCGCTACTGCCGCAGCAATCTGCATTTCCTCGGTAATTTTCGTTGCTTGTGCATCCAACGCTCCCCTAAAAAGCCCCGGAAAAGCTAAAACATTGTTTATTTGATTCGGGTAATCACTCCGCCCGGTTCCCACAATATATGCTCCTGCTGCTAACGCTTCTTCTGGTAAAATTTCTGGTATTGGATTCGCCAAAGCAAAAATGACAGGTTTTTCCGCCATCTGTTGAATCCACTCCGCTTGTAAGACATTCGCTTGTGAAACCCCAATAAAAATATCTGCATCCACCAACGCATCTGGCAACGTACCAGAAATAAATTGGCGATTCGTCACTTTAGCAATTTCTACATGATGTGACACCAACGATTCACTTTCTCGTTCATTTAAAATCCCTGTTTTATCTACAACAAGAATATGTTGAATCCCCGCTGCTAAAAATTTTCGAGTGATGGCAATTCCGGCAGCGCCCCCACCATTAATCACTACTTTGATGTCCTCTTTCGACTTTCCAATTAGTTTTAAACTATTAAACGTCGCTGCCAACGCAACAATCGCCGTTCCATGTTGATCATCATGAAAGACTGGAATAGCACATTCAGCATTCAATCGTCGTTCAATTTCAAAACAGCGCGGTGCACTAATATCTTCCAAATTAATAGCTCCAAATGTCGGCGAGATTGCTTTGACCGTTTGAATAATTTCTTCCACATCTTGTGTAGCTAACACAATAGGAATCGTATCAATATTTCCAAAACGTTTAAACAAAGCGGATTTTCCTTCCATCACCGGCAAAGCCGCTTCAGGACCAATATTTCCTAGCCCTAATACAGCAGAACCATCACTGACCATCGCAATCGTATTTTTTTTCATCGTTAATTCACGTACTAGTTCCTTATCCTCAACAATCGCTGTAGAAACAGCCGCCACTCCCGGTGTATAGACCACACTCAAATCTTCTGGAGCTTCGATCACCGCTTTTGGTACAACAGAAAGCAGCCCTCCATTTTGCTTCACTTGTTCTAATGCGAGTTCTTTTACGTCTTTATTCATGCTTTTTTCCTCCACCAAATAATAGAAAACGGATACAAAACATTTTATTTATTATCTTATCATAAAATAAACCACTTTATAAAAAAAGACACCTTCCAAGTGGAAAGTGTCTTGAGATGTTGATATAAAATGATAAACATACACAAAGCATTCTCAAAAAGAAATTACTATCATTCATCTTCTAATGCCCATTTGCAGTATCATTAGATGAATTAAGAGAAAAGTTACAACTGGAGACAGATGAAAGTTATGAAATTGAAGATTGGGAAGCTCCTTTCCGATTAATGGATGATCGAGATATTCTAACACTCAATCGTTTAGCGCTCTTAATAGAAGAAAACAGTCACTATGACCTATTTCCCTATTTGGATGAATTGATTGACTTGGATGTCTTTGAATCTCACGAAGATGCCTTAAAGCGATTAAATCAATTAACACACTTAAAAGAAAAACCAACTGATCAAGGTGTTTTGGAAGATACTTTTGAGCTATCAGATGGCACCTATCTTATAATTTAATAAAAAAGAATTTTATTAAGTAATTGACTTTATATAGACAACCATCTATATTAATACATAGATGTCTGTCGATATAAGGAGTGTCAATTATGAATTATGAAAAACTAGCTTTAATACTAAAAGCTTTAGCTGATTCTAAACGTTTAAAGATAGTGGATATTTTATCGTGTGGAACCATGTGTGCTTGTGATATTTTAGAACATTTTGATTTTACCCAACCTACGTTATCCCACCATATGAAAGTATTAGAAAAAGCAGGTATTGTTTGCGTTACAAAAAATGGGCTCTGGCATTATTATGCGCTGACAGAAACCTTTGTAGAAGAGTTTAATGGCTCTATGCAACAACTTTTCTCAAGTGAATCTAGTTGTATTTGTCATGAAACAAGCCAATGTTCTCCTAAAGGAAAAACGGAGGCGAATGCAAATGGCTAAAGAAACAGAAAATACAGGTATTAATTTTTTTGAGAAGTATTTGACGGTTTGGGTCTTACTTTGTATGATGTTAGGAATACTAATTGGACAATTTTTCCCTTCCTTTTCTCAAGAATTAGAAAAGATTCAAATTGCGAATGTGAATATTCCGATTGCTGTATTGACATGGATTATGATTTTTCCCATGATGATGAAAATTGATTTCAAATCTATTTTAGATGTTCGAAAGAATTATCAAGGACTAGCTATTTCAAGTATTACCGCATGGCTAATTAAGCCGTTTTTAATGTTTGGGCTCGCAACCTTCTTCTTTTATGTTGTTTTTCGCAATTTTATTCCTACAGATTTAGCAAGGGATTATGTTGCTGGGGCAGTTTTATTAGGAGCAGCACCTTGTACGGCTATGGTATTTGTTTGGAGTAATCTGACGAAAGGTGACCCTGCGCACACGCTGGTTCAAGTATCAATTAATGATTTGCTAATTATCGTTTTATTTGTTCCAATTGTTTCGCTCTTACTAGGAATCAACAATGTTTTTGTTCCTTGGGGGATTCTCTTTGCTTCAGTAGCATTGTTTGTTTTAGTCCCTTTGATTGGTGGTGCATTAACTCGCTATTTAGTGATTAAATTTAAAGGATTAAATTACTTTGAAACAAAATTTTTACCTAAATTTGATCCAATTACAACGATTGGGTTACTGCTAACGTTGGTTATTATTTTTACCTATCAGGGAAGTATTATTATCAGTAATCCTTGGCATGTCTTAATGATTGCCGTCCCACTAGTTTTGCAAAATATTATTACAGCAAATTTTGCTTATTTTGCTTGTAAACTGACTAAACAACCACATAATGTAGCAGCACCTGCAGCTTTAATAGGCGCCTCAGATTTCTTTGAACTTTCTGTTGCTGTGGCAATTACTTTGTTTGGGGTCAATTCACCTGTTGTTCTTGTATGTACAGTAGGTGTTTTAACAGAAGTACCAGTGATGTTACTTCTTGTAAAATTAGTAAATAAAACTCGCGGTTGGTTTGAACCAGCGAAGAATTGAGGAAATGATGAAAAAAGTTTATTTTTTGTGTACAGGAAATTCATGTCGTAGCCAAATTGCAGAAGGCTATGGCAAAAAATATTTAACTGATAAAGGCTTTGAAGTTCGCAGTGCGGGTATTGAAACACATGGTTTAAATCCTAGAGCTGTTAAAATCATGGAAGAAGATGGCATTGACATAACGGTTCAAACGTCGGATTTAATCGACCAAAAATATTTTAATGAAGCAGATTTAATTATTACCCTTTGTGGAGATGCCAAAGATAATTGTCCAGTAATCCCTAAAACAGCGACACATATCCATTGGGGATTAGAAGATCCTGCAAAAGCAATAGGTAGTGAAGAAGAAATTATGAATAAATTCAGAGAAGTTAGAGATGTAATTAAGGGAAAAATACAGAATTTAGAAATAGAATAAGCCTATTGAAAGCAATCAAGAAAAATCTTGATTGCTTTTTTTGTGGAAAGGAATGAATGATATGAACAATATTCCACGTTCTCCCCCAGTTACTTAGGAATCAACCCTACTTTGCATTCACTTTCAATATCAAAAAATTTAATGAAAAGAGGAAAAACAATGGAACTAAAACACGTAGTACCGATTATGAAAGACACATTTGGACACTTAGAATTTGCGGGTGAAGGAAACGTTGAACAACGACGCGTCAATGGTCGCTTAACCACTGTTTCTCGTAGTTACAACTTATATTCAGATGTACAACGTGCAGATGATATTGAAGTCATTTTGCCTCATACTGCTGGAGAAAAGTTCTTTGAATTTGAAGAGACGATTCAACTAGTCAACCCACGGATTGTCGCAGAAGGTTATAAGATTGGCGAACGTGGTTTCACGAATTATATTTTGCATGCAGATGATATGGTCAAAGCTTAAAGGAGGAAAACACACATGAGATTAGCACAAGGAATTATTATCGACAAAGAAAAAACTTTTGGACGGTTAAAATTTTCCGCATTACGTCGAGAAGTATTTTTAAACAATGAAGATGGAACGGTATCTACCGAAGTTAGAGAACGAACTTATGATAATGCAGTGGCAGAATCAACCTATAAATCATTCAAAGCAGAATTTGTTTATCCGAACACATTTGACACATTGAATCAACTCAAACTGCAATTATTTGATTACGTCAATTGGTGGAATTATCTTCGGTTACACGGTTCTTTGGGATATGAGACACCAATCAGCATTCGAAATCGGATTAGATAACAAGCACCTGATTTTTACACTTTATAATTTTTGTCAAAAAAAGGGTTGCCATTCCAAACAAAAAAATCAGAGTAAGACGATTTCTCTACTTACTCTGATTTATAAAATTCCTCTTCATCAGTCCTTATTGACAAAGAGCCAAATTTGCAGGGTGTTCGTTTATTTTCCTCTTCGTCTTTTTTCAAGAATCCAGATATTTTTAGCTACACCTAACCATAACAACAGCAGGATCAAATAATACAAGGGGCGACCTGACAAGGCTTGTTTCCCAAATACATACGTTCCGGCAATCAGTATAGCCGTATAAAAAAGATACAGCACTAGAAGCCATTTTTTGTCCCGATAAATCATTTGCTTTCACCTCACCGCTTATTCAAAGGTCTTTTTATTACCTTAACAAAAACCAACCTTTGTTGCAAATGAGGCTAATTGAGACACTTTATTGAAACAGATACGTTCCTTGACCAATCGTCAGTTGTTTCCCTTTCAATGCTGGACTGCCTTCAAAAACGATTTGTTGCAAACGATTGGCAGGTCCCGTGGTAAAGACAAAGGACTGGTTGCCGACTTGAAGCGCTTCTTCTCCATTGATCTCAACTTGCTGGAATCCAAGGAACTGCTGCCACTGTTGAATCACCTTTTCTGGATCAGCCACTTCAAAAACAGCACGTACGATTGCCAATTCTCCGGCTGGATGTTGTTGGATCACCTTCGCCTGGGTTAATTGTTTCCGGCGTTGATCCTCTGTGCCTCCCCACTGGATAACAAAAGGATAAGGCAAACCGTCTATGTCTCCTAAAATAGAAAGCATACGCCATTCAATCAAATTTCCCTCGGCATCGTGACGTTTCCCGTCAAAAATCTCAGAAAGTTTAGCTCCACGTTCTTTTAGTTGGACTGCTAATGCTTCGATATCATCTGTTCGCAAGGCTACTCGACTTAAGATTTCTTCTTGCGGCAAATGCTTGACCGCATCATTAACCACGACATGTTGCGGGTCTGCTTGACTGGCTAACCCAGGATCTTCTACTCCCAAAAATTCAAGATAAGACAAATCAAAATAACTCAGAGCATTGTACGTGCCCCAGTCTGTGTGCTTACCACCAAATGCAGCGACCAATCCCGCTTGTTGAAAGGTTTGGATGGCTTGATCCAAATCATTCACATAATGTACCGTATGATCCCATTTAATACTCGCCATCACTTCTCCCCCTCTTCTCCTAGCTCCGTCGTCCGTTGAACAGCACGTAGAACACTGCGCTGCAATCCGGCAGCAAAATCAGACGCATTCAATTCGTACAGCGCATGGATGCCCACACCCCCAGCGGAATTATTGATATCCAATAATTCTCGAGGATGTTTTCCTGTTTGCTTCAGCATCGCGGCTGCACCGATCGTGTTCTCAAGTGCGATCGTCCAG
This window encodes:
- a CDS encoding VOC family protein, with translation MASIKWDHTVHYVNDLDQAIQTFQQAGLVAAFGGKHTDWGTYNALSYFDLSYLEFLGVEDPGLASQADPQHVVVNDAVKHLPQEEILSRVALRTDDIEALAVQLKERGAKLSEIFDGKRHDAEGNLIEWRMLSILGDIDGLPYPFVIQWGGTEDQRRKQLTQAKVIQQHPAGELAIVRAVFEVADPEKVIQQWQQFLGFQQVEINGEEALQVGNQSFVFTTGPANRLQQIVFEGSPALKGKQLTIGQGTYLFQ
- a CDS encoding YdcP family protein, whose protein sequence is MELKHVVPIMKDTFGHLEFAGEGNVEQRRVNGRLTTVSRSYNLYSDVQRADDIEVILPHTAGEKFFEFEETIQLVNPRIVAEGYKIGERGFTNYILHADDMVKA